In Alkalihalobacillus sp. FSL W8-0930, a single window of DNA contains:
- a CDS encoding sugar ABC transporter permease, with the protein MKVPTEISQQTVPKGKLSPRNRKKAIWAYVFLMPQIIVFFGLSAYPIIMSYVYSFYDWSGIGPLNRFIGLDNYRQLLTSDRFWQSFINSIYYVAGTTVISVGFALILAIILNDQKLRGKTLYRTVYFLPVVTTTAVIGIVMNNIFGLNGLFNDLMTTFGILSQPVSWLTDGVLAMILLIVIGSWKGLGINMVYWLAGLQSIPNDLYESAQLDGAGFWKTLFHITLPLLKPILSVILLLSIVGGINAFDLVKTLTNGGPYYQTETLDLFIYNYAFSSEFSGGQTRMGYASAAGVLLGLFTFFISILFSIGAFSKEIRQFRLNRKKARIGK; encoded by the coding sequence ATGAAAGTTCCGACAGAGATCAGTCAACAAACAGTACCTAAAGGAAAACTAAGTCCTCGTAATAGAAAAAAAGCAATATGGGCGTACGTTTTTCTAATGCCCCAGATTATTGTTTTTTTTGGTTTATCAGCTTATCCGATCATCATGAGTTATGTCTATTCCTTTTATGATTGGTCAGGAATAGGACCTTTAAATCGGTTCATTGGGTTAGATAATTACAGACAGCTGTTAACATCTGATCGATTCTGGCAGTCTTTCATTAACTCAATTTATTATGTAGCGGGTACAACCGTTATTAGCGTAGGATTTGCTTTAATTCTTGCCATAATCTTGAATGATCAGAAGTTAAGAGGAAAGACACTGTATCGTACGGTGTATTTTCTGCCGGTTGTTACGACAACAGCCGTAATTGGAATTGTCATGAATAATATCTTTGGACTGAATGGTTTGTTTAATGATTTGATGACTACGTTTGGTATCTTAAGTCAGCCTGTCTCCTGGTTAACAGATGGAGTTCTGGCGATGATCTTACTGATCGTCATTGGTTCTTGGAAAGGGCTTGGAATCAACATGGTTTACTGGTTAGCGGGCTTACAATCCATTCCGAATGATTTGTATGAATCAGCTCAATTGGATGGTGCGGGATTCTGGAAAACCTTGTTCCACATTACGCTTCCACTCCTTAAGCCTATCTTATCTGTTATTCTTCTTCTATCCATCGTTGGGGGAATTAATGCGTTTGATTTAGTTAAGACGTTGACGAATGGAGGGCCTTACTATCAGACGGAAACGCTTGATTTGTTTATTTATAATTATGCGTTCTCCTCAGAGTTCTCTGGTGGACAAACAAGGATGGGATACGCGTCTGCTGCCGGGGTTTTGCTAGGGTTATTTACATTTTTCATTAGTATTTTGTTTAGCATAGGTGCGTTCTCTAAAGAAATTAGACAGTTTCGTTTAAACCGTAAGAAAGCGAGGATTGGAAAATGA
- a CDS encoding carbohydrate ABC transporter permease, which translates to MIRSKSARIIIHTCLLVFGFIWIYPFIWMILSSFKTNTEFLTGGPNPIPEVFQWDNYVRAWTSANFSSYFVNTVIFTIATVFIVLVLSALTGYVLGRIQFPGRKAIIIIVVAIMFIPKGYTIIPLFKIVSTLGLSDSLLGVIVAESSGAHVLFILLFASFFAKIPKELEEAAEIDGAGFLRTFTQIMLPLSAPIVATAGIMQFIWTWSSFLIPLIFTANRPELRTLAVGMENFVGTYTSDYVGMTAAATISLVPVMVMFLLMQRFFIEGVAGAVKS; encoded by the coding sequence ATGATACGAAGTAAATCGGCTCGAATAATCATTCACACATGTCTCCTAGTCTTCGGCTTTATATGGATTTATCCATTCATTTGGATGATTCTATCTTCGTTTAAAACGAATACTGAATTTCTAACAGGAGGACCGAACCCAATTCCTGAAGTCTTTCAATGGGACAACTATGTTCGTGCTTGGACGAGTGCCAACTTCTCAAGTTATTTTGTGAATACGGTTATATTTACAATAGCCACCGTATTTATCGTACTCGTGTTAAGCGCACTCACAGGATATGTGCTTGGTCGAATTCAGTTTCCTGGACGAAAAGCGATCATCATCATCGTAGTAGCCATTATGTTCATTCCGAAGGGCTACACGATTATTCCGCTTTTTAAGATTGTCAGTACGTTAGGTCTTTCAGATTCATTACTAGGTGTGATTGTAGCAGAGTCTTCCGGGGCACATGTCTTGTTCATACTTCTCTTTGCTTCCTTCTTTGCTAAAATTCCTAAAGAGCTTGAGGAAGCTGCCGAGATTGATGGAGCAGGGTTCTTGCGGACTTTCACCCAGATCATGTTGCCTTTAAGTGCACCGATTGTGGCAACCGCGGGGATCATGCAATTTATCTGGACATGGAGCTCATTCCTTATTCCACTTATCTTCACAGCAAATCGACCCGAACTACGGACCTTAGCTGTAGGGATGGAAAACTTCGTAGGTACGTATACGTCAGATTACGTAGGAATGACAGCAGCTGCCACAATCTCATTAGTGCCGGTCATGGTCATGTTCCTACTGATGCAACGTTTCTTTATAGAAGGTGTCGCAGGAGCGGTTAAGTCATAG
- a CDS encoding IS4 family transposase has protein sequence MSLKEEFSTFAKTVLDVLSVPNLRQSARDVGFVQRLKKLKPEDFLSICSFLPQPVGATELTQLCGALSRESNTHLSKQALHQRFDEKGAAFLKHVFFQLAAKQELMAMPPLPETPFSRIRILDATSFERPKKDGTSSDGAKIHLEYELYEGKFLHTLLSGSRESDHHAAYALADTIQPGDLIIRDLGYFSGDHLKQIDRAGASYITRTPANMTYWTRDDQGERIQIKPEEDAKQLEPGAIKDYGVIQLGVKGKNTLQTRVIVQRLTEDQQNKRKAGLRKRRRKGGHTQSADKKDHTQILATNLTQEEMDVQALYPMYSLRWQVEILFKTWKSLFAIDHVRAMNPDRFLCHMYGKLIHILLSSMVAFQCRFYLHQKHHLEGSEYKCIHHAKRAIEESKGYALYHRSSLEDVLENIYESIYRHGRKDHRHRHQSPYDILQIAYETHARVE, from the coding sequence GTGTCTTTAAAAGAGGAGTTCAGTACGTTTGCGAAAACCGTGTTGGACGTTTTATCTGTACCGAACCTTCGCCAATCTGCCCGAGATGTTGGGTTTGTACAGCGTCTAAAGAAATTAAAACCTGAGGATTTCCTAAGTATTTGTTCCTTTCTTCCTCAACCCGTCGGTGCGACAGAGTTAACACAGCTTTGCGGGGCTCTTTCACGTGAATCCAATACCCACCTTTCCAAACAAGCCTTACATCAACGCTTCGATGAAAAAGGAGCGGCTTTTTTGAAGCATGTGTTTTTTCAATTGGCGGCCAAACAAGAGTTGATGGCCATGCCACCTCTTCCTGAGACCCCGTTTTCTCGGATCCGCATCTTAGATGCGACTTCATTTGAACGACCAAAGAAAGATGGTACTTCTTCAGATGGAGCGAAAATTCATTTAGAGTATGAGCTATATGAGGGGAAATTTTTGCATACCTTACTTTCCGGTTCAAGAGAAAGTGACCATCACGCCGCCTATGCATTAGCCGATACGATTCAACCAGGTGATTTGATCATCCGTGATCTCGGCTACTTTTCTGGCGACCATTTGAAACAAATCGATCGTGCAGGCGCTTCTTATATCACGCGGACGCCGGCCAATATGACCTATTGGACTAGAGATGATCAAGGGGAACGAATCCAAATCAAACCAGAAGAAGATGCGAAGCAGCTAGAACCGGGAGCGATCAAAGATTATGGGGTCATCCAATTAGGGGTCAAAGGAAAGAACACCCTTCAAACCCGTGTCATCGTGCAACGATTGACAGAGGATCAACAAAACAAGAGGAAAGCCGGTTTACGAAAAAGAAGACGGAAAGGGGGTCATACCCAATCCGCCGACAAAAAGGATCATACCCAAATCCTTGCCACTAACCTAACACAGGAAGAAATGGATGTGCAAGCATTGTATCCGATGTATTCCTTACGCTGGCAAGTCGAGATTCTTTTCAAAACGTGGAAATCCCTTTTCGCCATTGATCACGTGCGCGCGATGAATCCAGATCGGTTTCTCTGCCACATGTATGGGAAACTTATACACATTCTGCTTTCCTCGATGGTGGCGTTTCAATGCCGGTTCTATCTTCATCAAAAGCACCACCTCGAAGGCAGTGAATACAAGTGTATCCATCATGCCAAAAGGGCTATAGAAGAGTCAAAAGGATACGCTCTCTATCATCGTTCTTCATTAGAAGACGTTCTAGAAAATATCTACGAGAGCATTTACCGACATGGACGAAAAGACCATCGCCACCGCCATCAAAGTCCCTATGACATCTTACAGATCGCCTATGAAACACATGCGCGTGTGGAGTAA
- a CDS encoding hemolysin family protein yields MDSLIYVNLFLVAVFIFLTAVFVGGEFAILKVRMSRIDQLISEGNKKAVLAKKVAHELDYYLSACQLGITITALILGALGEPTVQRILQPLFEAYSVPAALATALSYAIALAIVTFLHVVIGELAPKTLAIQFPEKMTLLLAPPLYWFGVIMGPFIRILNGSAQKILGWFGVKPAGHETVYSEEELKLIVSESYKGGEINQTELAYLENFFSFDGRTLSEIMVPKEKVIMLQAEMNLDEILEVLNQYEYTRYPVIKNQKLIGFLNTKEMLTSIAAGRNGGIEQFLHHIPQVRESMFIQDVFLKMKQTRTHMAAVKDKHGSIIGLVTMEDILTEIVGEMRDEYGGSESFAT; encoded by the coding sequence TTGGACTCACTCATTTACGTTAACTTATTTCTTGTAGCTGTATTCATATTTTTGACGGCCGTCTTTGTAGGTGGAGAATTTGCTATCCTTAAAGTACGTATGTCTCGAATTGATCAGCTCATTTCTGAAGGTAACAAGAAGGCTGTTTTAGCGAAAAAAGTTGCACACGAGCTTGATTACTATTTATCAGCTTGTCAGTTAGGGATTACGATTACAGCGTTAATTCTTGGTGCTTTAGGTGAACCGACTGTACAACGAATCCTTCAACCGCTTTTTGAAGCGTACAGTGTTCCTGCTGCTCTCGCAACAGCACTATCTTACGCGATCGCCCTAGCCATTGTAACCTTTCTACATGTTGTTATTGGTGAACTCGCTCCAAAAACGTTAGCTATTCAATTTCCTGAGAAAATGACGTTGCTTTTGGCTCCTCCACTTTATTGGTTTGGTGTCATTATGGGACCATTTATCCGAATCTTAAACGGTTCAGCTCAAAAGATACTTGGATGGTTTGGGGTTAAACCAGCTGGTCATGAGACGGTGTACTCAGAGGAAGAACTAAAGCTCATCGTATCAGAAAGCTATAAGGGTGGAGAAATCAATCAAACAGAGCTTGCCTATCTTGAGAATTTCTTTTCATTTGATGGACGAACATTAAGTGAAATCATGGTTCCAAAAGAAAAGGTCATCATGCTTCAAGCTGAAATGAACCTTGATGAGATCCTGGAGGTTCTTAACCAGTATGAGTACACTCGGTACCCTGTTATAAAAAATCAAAAACTGATTGGGTTCTTGAACACAAAGGAAATGCTAACAAGTATCGCCGCAGGACGAAACGGCGGGATTGAGCAATTTCTACATCATATTCCACAGGTGCGAGAATCAATGTTCATTCAAGACGTATTCTTAAAAATGAAGCAAACACGGACTCACATGGCAGCAGTCAAAGATAAACACGGTTCTATCATTGGACTGGTTACCATGGAGGATATCCTAACTGAAATTGTTGGGGAAATGCGTGATGAGTACGGCGGAAGCGAGAGCTTTGCGACGTAA
- a CDS encoding hemolysin family protein, protein MDLITIVNLVLLVILLALTAFFVASEFAVVKIRGSRIEQLIAEGNKKAVIAKKVTENLDYYLSACQLGITVTALGLGALGKPAVSSLMYPVFNFLNVPDSLTSVISYAIAFLLVTYLHVVVGEMAPKTLAIQFSEKMTLLLAAPLYWFGKIMFPFILTLNGASRVLLRVFGVKPAGHEQTYTEEELKIIMTQSYQGGEIDKEELQYMENVFSFDERVAKDIMVPRTEFVAIHQDMTKEELVAVLDEYNFTRYPVIEGGDKDKIIGVVNAKKMLQAIVAGQELDIKAYMRDLPFILEATSIQDVMLKMQQEKVHMAVIMDEYGGTSGIVTMEEVIEELVGEIRDEFDEYEEADIEKVSSDEYVINGRVLLDDLEEQFGLQFDERDNIDTIGGWILYKTQAVVDSHQQTQVKLQEHLWSIFEVDNHQIKKVKFKQQRMDNTQLEQV, encoded by the coding sequence TTGGATTTAATTACAATAGTTAATCTTGTTCTGCTTGTCATTTTACTAGCACTAACCGCTTTCTTTGTTGCATCTGAATTTGCCGTTGTTAAGATTCGTGGTTCACGAATTGAACAGTTAATTGCAGAAGGGAACAAAAAAGCAGTTATAGCCAAAAAAGTAACTGAAAATCTAGACTATTACTTATCAGCTTGTCAGTTAGGTATAACAGTAACGGCTTTAGGGCTTGGTGCCCTTGGAAAGCCAGCAGTAAGCAGTCTCATGTATCCCGTGTTTAATTTCTTAAACGTTCCAGATTCTTTGACATCAGTCATCTCTTATGCGATCGCCTTTCTCCTCGTTACTTATCTTCACGTGGTTGTTGGAGAAATGGCACCAAAGACATTGGCGATTCAGTTTTCTGAGAAGATGACATTACTTCTTGCCGCGCCTCTATATTGGTTCGGAAAGATCATGTTTCCATTTATCTTAACGTTGAACGGAGCTTCACGTGTCTTGTTAAGAGTATTTGGTGTAAAGCCAGCAGGTCATGAACAGACCTATACAGAGGAAGAACTTAAGATTATTATGACTCAAAGCTATCAAGGCGGAGAGATCGATAAGGAAGAGCTCCAATACATGGAGAACGTCTTTTCATTTGATGAGCGCGTGGCAAAAGATATCATGGTGCCACGAACCGAGTTTGTAGCCATTCATCAGGATATGACAAAGGAAGAACTAGTTGCCGTACTCGATGAGTACAACTTTACTAGATACCCTGTCATTGAAGGCGGCGACAAAGATAAAATCATCGGGGTCGTAAACGCGAAGAAAATGCTACAAGCCATTGTCGCTGGTCAAGAGCTTGATATCAAGGCCTATATGCGTGACCTTCCATTTATTTTAGAAGCAACAAGCATTCAAGATGTGATGCTGAAGATGCAGCAAGAGAAAGTTCATATGGCTGTCATCATGGATGAATATGGCGGAACATCAGGAATTGTCACAATGGAAGAGGTCATTGAAGAATTAGTCGGTGAGATTCGTGATGAGTTTGATGAGTATGAAGAAGCAGATATTGAAAAAGTTAGTTCCGACGAATATGTGATTAATGGTCGTGTGTTACTTGATGATTTAGAAGAACAGTTCGGCTTACAGTTCGACGAACGCGACAATATCGACACAATCGGTGGGTGGATTCTTTATAAAACTCAAGCTGTTGTAGATTCTCATCAACAAACACAAGTTAAGCTTCAAGAGCATCTTTGGTCCATCTTCGAAGTGGATAACCATCAAATTAAAAAAGTTAAATTTAAGCAACAACGTATGGACAACACTCAATTAGAACAAGTCTAA
- a CDS encoding fumarylacetoacetate hydrolase family protein, translating to MIVSTIVKHNEQRLAVSYKGMQIDLISVLHEYPKEGVPRSIDEMIHGYAESTSTIYAYLESINDVTPFHVNEEETSFAPVVTTPEKIICVGLNYRKHADETGSPYPEVPILFNKFNNTLAGHHQTITIPEVTQEVDYEVELAIVIGKTAKNVKEEDALNYVFGYTVANDLSARDLQMKTPQWLLGKTCDGFNPIGPFLVTADEIEDPQNLTLETKVNGERRQHSNTSDMIFSCKEIISYISRHFTLKPGDLILTGTPEGVVLGLPKEERVYLKSGDTVSVSIEKIGTLTNTFI from the coding sequence TTGATCGTTAGTACCATTGTTAAACATAATGAGCAAAGACTAGCTGTCTCTTATAAAGGAATGCAAATAGATCTCATTAGCGTATTACATGAGTACCCGAAAGAGGGAGTCCCCCGTTCCATTGATGAGATGATACATGGATACGCTGAATCAACTTCAACTATTTATGCATACCTCGAGTCAATCAATGACGTCACACCTTTTCACGTGAATGAAGAGGAGACTTCATTTGCCCCAGTGGTAACGACTCCTGAAAAGATCATTTGTGTTGGCTTGAACTATCGTAAGCATGCAGATGAAACAGGTTCGCCGTACCCTGAAGTCCCGATTCTTTTCAATAAGTTTAACAATACACTCGCTGGTCACCATCAAACCATTACTATTCCAGAGGTAACGCAGGAAGTGGATTATGAAGTTGAGCTTGCCATTGTTATTGGGAAAACGGCCAAAAATGTGAAAGAGGAAGACGCCCTCAATTATGTATTTGGCTATACAGTTGCAAATGACCTCTCTGCTCGAGATCTTCAAATGAAAACACCTCAATGGCTATTAGGCAAAACCTGTGATGGATTTAATCCTATTGGTCCGTTTCTTGTAACAGCTGATGAAATTGAGGATCCTCAGAATCTTACGCTTGAAACAAAGGTAAATGGCGAACGCAGGCAGCATTCCAATACATCAGATATGATTTTTTCCTGCAAGGAAATCATTAGTTATATCTCTCGCCATTTCACATTAAAGCCTGGAGATCTTATCTTAACCGGTACTCCTGAGGGGGTTGTTCTAGGCCTTCCAAAAGAAGAACGCGTGTATCTTAAGTCTGGAGACACGGTTTCTGTCAGTATTGAAAAGATCGGAACGCTTACGAATACATTCATATAA
- a CDS encoding Rrf2 family transcriptional regulator produces the protein MQLTNYTDYALRTLLYLGSLSDDERAQVKEIANAYQISIHHLQKIVYDLGKKGLLHTTRGKNGGVTLAVSPKTVNLGKLVRELEVFDLVECFHADGQCLIRCSCKLKSVLYQAKAAFLDVLDQYTLDDLLENKQELYSLFMGKQMD, from the coding sequence ATTCAATTAACTAATTACACCGATTATGCATTACGAACGCTTCTTTACCTCGGCAGTTTATCGGATGATGAACGTGCGCAGGTAAAAGAGATTGCGAATGCATATCAAATCTCCATTCATCATCTTCAAAAGATTGTTTATGATTTGGGTAAAAAAGGACTGTTACATACAACGCGTGGCAAAAACGGAGGCGTTACGTTAGCAGTATCACCTAAGACTGTTAACCTAGGCAAACTTGTTCGGGAGCTTGAAGTGTTTGATCTTGTGGAATGCTTTCATGCTGACGGGCAATGCTTGATCAGATGTTCATGCAAACTAAAATCAGTCCTGTACCAAGCGAAAGCAGCTTTTCTCGACGTATTAGACCAATATACGTTAGATGATCTGCTTGAAAATAAGCAAGAGTTATACAGCCTATTCATGGGCAAACAAATGGATTAA
- the hmpA gene encoding NO-inducible flavohemoprotein, whose protein sequence is MAKALTKEQMDYIKSSVPVLAEHGTTITKCFYSNLFNAHPELINIFNHTNQKQTKQQQALANTLYAAAANIEQLESLLPVVRQIAQKHRSLQVKPEHYPIVGHHLLEAIKEVLGEAASDELLEAWEVAYGIIAEIFISVEKEMYEEAQEKAGGWSGYRRFIVKKKKSETSHVTSFYLVPEDGQAIPSYEPGQYITIKGYSENDEYTHLRQYSLSDAPNQGYFRLSIKREGTVSTYLHQHVEEGMSVELTAPAGEFFIDPEGEGELVLISAGIGITPLMSMAKGALEVKPTRSVHFLHATTHTQAHVFLDEIDQLDRAYPSFKRDIFYSEEMGGRVTAKEINQAVKHNQNQDFYICGPESFVQDISGFLNEAGVASNRVHIEVFTPRIPV, encoded by the coding sequence ATGGCAAAGGCGTTAACGAAAGAGCAAATGGATTATATTAAATCAAGTGTCCCTGTACTGGCAGAGCACGGGACGACGATTACAAAGTGTTTCTACTCGAACCTGTTTAACGCGCACCCAGAACTAATCAACATATTCAACCATACGAATCAAAAGCAAACAAAACAACAGCAAGCATTGGCTAACACGTTGTACGCAGCTGCGGCAAATATTGAACAGCTTGAATCACTTCTACCTGTGGTCCGTCAGATTGCCCAAAAGCATCGGAGTCTTCAAGTGAAGCCAGAGCATTATCCAATTGTCGGGCACCATTTGCTTGAAGCAATAAAAGAAGTTCTTGGGGAAGCGGCATCGGATGAGCTATTAGAAGCATGGGAGGTTGCTTATGGTATCATCGCGGAGATCTTCATTTCAGTAGAAAAGGAGATGTATGAAGAAGCTCAAGAGAAGGCTGGAGGATGGAGTGGATATCGGCGATTTATTGTTAAGAAGAAAAAATCTGAAACGAGTCATGTGACATCCTTTTACCTTGTTCCAGAGGATGGGCAAGCCATCCCTTCGTATGAACCCGGTCAGTATATTACGATTAAGGGATATAGTGAGAATGATGAGTATACCCATCTACGCCAATACAGCTTATCTGATGCACCGAACCAAGGTTATTTCCGTCTGTCAATCAAACGCGAAGGAACGGTTTCTACTTATTTGCATCAACACGTAGAGGAAGGAATGTCCGTAGAATTAACAGCACCTGCTGGAGAGTTTTTCATTGATCCAGAAGGGGAAGGTGAGCTTGTTCTCATTAGTGCTGGCATTGGCATCACACCACTCATGAGTATGGCAAAGGGAGCACTTGAGGTGAAGCCTACTCGTTCTGTACACTTTCTACACGCCACTACACATACTCAGGCGCACGTCTTTTTAGATGAAATAGATCAATTAGATCGAGCCTATCCATCTTTTAAAAGGGACATCTTTTACTCAGAAGAAATGGGTGGAAGAGTAACGGCGAAGGAAATCAATCAAGCGGTTAAGCATAATCAAAATCAGGATTTCTATATTTGTGGACCAGAGTCGTTTGTTCAAGACATCTCAGGATTTTTGAATGAGGCAGGGGTTGCTTCAAATCGAGTTCATATTGAAGTGTTTACACCACGGATTCCGGTATAA
- a CDS encoding LCP family protein has product MERKTRSTRRKKKWLKVTALLTTLVVLLVCSGAGYLYVKANQVASKSYLELERGEKSELRTQPVDIGKDSFSVLLMGDDARPGEDHARSDAMLVATFNKEKKTIILTSIPRDSYVDIVGKGKMDKITHANAFGGVDMAVDTVEQLLQIPIDHYAVAKFDGLKDIVDALGGIDVDVAFTFDFTEKGKTLHFTEGPSHLTGEEALAYSRERKNPKAGGDFGRGQRQQQVLEGIINEAASLSSIQNYDKLFESLGGNLRTDLTFANLLSLHGYATSLVDMETVQLEGTPFRGNDGISYVRVNDDSLQTIRAKLKEHLDLQ; this is encoded by the coding sequence TTGGAACGAAAGACGCGAAGTACGAGAAGGAAGAAGAAATGGTTAAAAGTAACGGCATTACTCACAACATTAGTTGTACTACTTGTTTGTTCCGGAGCAGGATATCTATATGTGAAAGCCAATCAAGTAGCATCAAAATCCTATCTTGAATTAGAACGTGGAGAGAAATCAGAGCTCCGTACTCAACCTGTAGACATTGGAAAAGATAGCTTTTCTGTATTACTTATGGGTGATGATGCACGACCAGGTGAAGATCATGCGCGATCGGACGCGATGCTCGTAGCTACATTTAATAAAGAGAAAAAAACGATTATTCTTACGAGTATTCCTCGAGATTCCTATGTAGACATTGTAGGTAAAGGAAAAATGGACAAGATTACACATGCCAATGCATTTGGTGGAGTGGATATGGCTGTTGATACAGTAGAGCAATTACTTCAAATTCCGATTGATCACTATGCTGTCGCAAAATTTGATGGATTAAAAGATATTGTTGATGCATTAGGTGGCATTGATGTCGATGTGGCATTTACCTTCGATTTCACTGAAAAAGGGAAAACACTTCACTTTACCGAAGGTCCTTCTCATCTTACTGGTGAAGAGGCGCTTGCTTATTCAAGAGAACGGAAAAATCCGAAGGCAGGCGGAGATTTTGGTAGAGGACAACGACAACAGCAGGTGCTTGAGGGGATTATTAATGAAGCAGCATCGCTTAGTAGTATACAAAACTATGATAAACTATTTGAGAGTCTGGGTGGTAATCTAAGGACGGACCTAACGTTTGCGAATCTACTATCTTTACACGGCTATGCAACCTCGCTAGTTGATATGGAAACTGTTCAATTAGAAGGTACGCCTTTCCGCGGAAACGACGGAATTAGTTACGTACGAGTAAACGACGATTCCTTACAAACCATCCGAGCGAAGTTAAAAGAGCACTTAGATCTTCAATAA
- a CDS encoding Lrp/AsnC family transcriptional regulator — MSDLYQMPSSASLDDIDKLIISMLHENSRVSYTDIGKQVGLSRVAVQMRIQNLVEQEVIEQFTVVVNPAKMGIHVSAFFNVEVEPQFLDEVAQKLENENAVSSLYLMSGPSKLHMHGIFSTQQEMEQFLIHTIYPLKGVVSVDCQMLLKRYKSRMGMKL, encoded by the coding sequence ATGAGTGATTTATATCAAATGCCGAGCTCTGCTTCACTAGATGATATAGATAAGTTAATTATCTCAATGCTACATGAGAATTCCAGAGTGTCTTACACAGACATTGGCAAACAAGTTGGTTTATCGCGAGTTGCTGTACAGATGCGCATTCAGAACCTGGTTGAACAAGAAGTCATTGAACAGTTCACCGTTGTAGTGAACCCGGCAAAGATGGGGATTCATGTTTCAGCATTCTTTAATGTGGAGGTTGAACCACAGTTTCTAGATGAGGTTGCTCAAAAGCTAGAAAATGAAAATGCTGTATCCAGCTTATACTTGATGTCCGGACCTAGTAAGCTGCATATGCATGGGATCTTTTCCACTCAACAAGAAATGGAGCAATTCTTGATTCATACCATCTACCCATTAAAGGGTGTTGTCAGTGTAGATTGTCAAATGCTCTTAAAGCGGTACAAGAGTCGAATGGGAATGAAACTGTAA
- a CDS encoding acetamidase/formamidase family protein — MYKKTLTFLGALSIILSYPVNAQAESIPFPLNKDNPYKIDGDHFLSSSLDTITWGHLPNKQSSPVMEIESGETVTIDTVSHEGLLEDQGRDPLQYFGENGVNEDHVLDEAVEIAESDIDHDFDDHGPHIVTGPIAVKGAEPGDVLKVDILSLTPRVPYGVISNRHYKGALPDEFPENDGPQEGASAENPELYNNVSLFTPIEYIDDQWFGQILGEDVQFPIDPFMGLMGVATDTDELVHSVPPTHTGGNIDINDLTQGSTLYLPVEVAGALFYTGDPHFAQGDGEVALTALEASLRTTFRFV; from the coding sequence ATGTATAAAAAGACATTAACATTTTTAGGCGCATTATCCATTATTCTTTCTTATCCAGTGAACGCACAAGCCGAATCCATCCCTTTTCCGCTTAATAAAGACAATCCGTACAAAATAGATGGTGATCACTTTTTGTCATCATCCCTAGATACCATTACGTGGGGACACTTGCCAAATAAGCAATCTAGTCCGGTAATGGAGATTGAATCTGGAGAAACCGTCACAATCGATACAGTCTCACACGAAGGATTACTTGAAGATCAAGGAAGAGATCCGCTTCAATACTTTGGCGAAAATGGTGTCAACGAGGACCATGTACTGGATGAAGCCGTTGAAATTGCCGAATCAGATATTGACCACGATTTTGACGACCACGGACCACATATTGTTACTGGACCCATTGCAGTAAAAGGTGCCGAGCCTGGAGACGTCTTAAAAGTGGACATCCTATCATTAACTCCACGTGTCCCATACGGCGTGATTTCAAATCGTCACTACAAAGGGGCACTTCCAGATGAATTTCCTGAGAATGATGGACCCCAAGAAGGAGCCAGCGCAGAAAACCCAGAACTTTATAACAATGTTTCGTTATTTACACCAATTGAATACATAGATGATCAGTGGTTCGGTCAGATTTTGGGAGAAGATGTACAGTTCCCAATTGATCCTTTTATGGGGTTGATGGGCGTTGCGACTGATACCGACGAATTAGTGCATTCGGTTCCACCCACTCACACAGGCGGTAATATCGATATTAATGATTTAACGCAAGGATCTACACTCTATCTTCCAGTTGAGGTGGCTGGTGCCCTCTTCTACACAGGTGATCCTCATTTCGCTCAAGGGGACGGCGAAGTAGCTTTAACAGCACTTGAAGCCTCCCTTCGCACAACATTTCGTTTCGTTTAA